In Solanum lycopersicum chromosome 3, SLM_r2.1, the genomic stretch atgtatttttcttttgatgcaatttttgaaatttaatcttTCACGTGATTTGTTtaagattataaatttaaaatatattttatttttatgatagattttaagattcaaaaactttcttttttctttttaaaactatgtattaatttaaaatcaaacaaacaaatagAAAAGAAGACGTAATTACTTTTACAATGGTTACAAAGTAATGTGGTTAATTTGGTGACTTATTTTTTCTAGCCAGTTGCTAAAAAAGTAAAATCCGTAAAGATTTATtggcaaaacaaagaaaaaaacaaagggAACAATGGGTTTCGTTTCCCTTTGTATTTTTCGAGTAGGCTCAAAACATGGGGtgatttcattaaaaaaactacataatatgaaaaattttaatatacatttaaataatatagctatagtttaattttttatgttatatgacTATAAGTATacaataaataacttatttaatcgtatattaataattgttttttatatatttaatataaaaaaataataaatagaaaaattaatattaaactcATGATTAATTATGTATTCATATCTTCTCTTTCATCAATATCCTtatattatagatttttttgtatttttgtctCAATTCCTTCCAATTCAAGATCCTTTTGTATGATTGTAGGAGTGATTTTTGTGGttcaattcattatatttatatatatacttatatttatGGTTTAATCAAAtgtcaaatatttatatttaataatacttatatacattataattttgaaattcaaagttttcgtcaattttgaaccaaaatggAAAGGATCTTTAATGACTGGAGAATAATTtagaatctcaaaatttttgatACTCTTGAATCAAAATCGAAAAgatatttgatgaacttgaagatTTACAAAAGAAATCGTTTGTCCAACAATAATTTCATACAATCCTTCATAACTCATCCCGCTTTTCAAAATTTcgacatatttttttatgaaacagaGAGAACgatgaacaagaagaagaaatttatttttttgatatttttggattgttacactatatgattttgaattcttgataataattttgaatgaaataacgtaattttgtggaatcttaatttaattttcagtttttcccCTTAATTAGTGAAACAAATGGATACTATgagattttaaattgattttacagttttttttccttaattaacagattgatacataatatatcaacaataatatatcCGAATTATCtgaaatatctaaaaaatatgaaatttatataattataaaaataatagaaataaaaggTAATTTAGATTTTTACACTATGATATTTACGGAAGttatacattaaaatttatGTCCCATAAGCAGCATACATCAATTCATAATAAAATCTGTTCAACTAAGCCGAATATTCAAAAACACCCCTTATGGAACCCATAAAAGCCccacttgaatttttttttgacttggCCTTAAACCCTAGTGGTTTATCAAATTCCAATTTCTCCCCAATTCGTTAAACCCTAGGCCGACGTTCAAGAGAGAGATGGGTGGTAGTGATAGCGAAGTAGAGAAAACGGCACAAAAAGATACGGAGAGAAAGAAGCTATTGGCTGTCGCCCCTATTGCTAAACCACTcgctggaaaaaaaaaactcagcAAACGAACCTTCAAACTCGATAGACGAGGTATCCATAATcattattttactctttttgtgATGTTGTGTAATCGCCATTCTTCTGTTTTCAGTTACGGAACATAAATGCTTGAAGAGAGGAGTTAAAGAAGTAGTGAAAGTTATTCGACGCGGTCAGTCCACTTTTTCTCTCATTGAATTCATAGTCAAAATTAAACTGTCTCAAAATTAAATACGAATACcgaaagaaataaatttgaatctAATTCAGCCTCAAAAAGTTAATCACGGAAGTGGTACGTCtttcataaaatcaaaattgagTTGTGGTGAGCATGAGATGAAAACTGgaaaattgtgtattttttttttatgattgtcCTCAGTCTGTAGTAGGATAGTCCTGTAGTGTTTAGATCTAGCCTCATGCTTTAGAATAGATGGACAAGTACTTCTAGCCCTAGGCCAAACCTGAGTTCCGTGCTATAATGCCCCTGGaatgttagggttttggggTTTGgtttggataatttttttattaaaatataaaaattaaattaaagtgatatttatatttctaaaatcaaataaaaacaatCGATTTGGTTCGATTTATTACTTGATGATGATAAAtgataatagtaaaataaaatagacatGTGATAACTATTTTAAATGAACATTAGGAATCAACAAATTTCTCTTTACTATAACAAGATGATGGAAAAACCTCCTCTTCACATGTCTAATATCCACGAAAACAATATACTAAAACATTAAATAGATGTTCTAGTCCTTCGAAAATCAGGGCAAAACCAATGAAGAGTGAGCAGATAAATGTCTTAGCAAAGAAAATTTAGAGGGTGTTTGGATAGGCGTCTGATAAATCTACTTTTAAGTCGATTTTTAACATTCGAAAgtgtttgataaatataaaaaataatttaccatagatataaaatgacttaaaatatatTACGAAGTGTTGGCAAGTTATAGGGTGTTTGtattgacttaaaagttggtcaaacctattttaagtcattttttttacttcggGAAGTGTTAAgacaaatataaaatcaatttcaaataagttaGAAAGTATTAGgcaaaacttaaaaataaatttataatgacaaaacaaattaaaaatataaaaataacacttcacacacatttaagataataaatatcaagttataaacatactttttaaaaataaactacttatagcatatcattatcgaattatagcatatcaagaaaaaatatattaaaaaaatttataattaattatttcaataataatttatttatttaaaataattacattaattttttcagttaccttttttaaaacaaactctttaattttttatgatacaGCTAccttttaaattacattttaaagttttaacaatttaaaataaaacaaattactaTTAGCTAAATTAAACATTATGTAGTTACCTTTATAAAgacaattacaaaataataggGATTTGATTACACCCTAATAACTATCCACCACCATCTAAACCAATACAAGATAATATTTCTCTCATTACACTCAACCCATACACGCCTATTAGCCTAAAAATATCACCAGATTTTCACCGGAACCGCCACACgcataaaaaaattcatctttcCCAAATCTTCTACATACACGCCTAAAAACATCATCATATTCACCTACGTCGTCGCACACCTAAACATTCATTTTCACCAAATCTACTGTTTTTACGAAAATCTTTCACATTTTCACTCACATATCAGTTCATCCCAAAATTAAACCTTCATACTTAGCATCTATACAATGTCGAAGAGAGATAGTGAAATCCCACGTAAAAGTAGGAGATTGAACGATGAGTTAAGATGTGAGGGCTTTCATGCTCCCTCTTTCAACATTTTGTCACAAACTCAAACTCAAACATCAACTGCAAAAGAGAAGTCTAGGTCAGAAAAatcgaaaatgaaaaaaaaagaggcaaAGGAAAtcagaaagaagagaaaaaaggaaaagaaaaacaaatctcCTGTGAATCTGAGAAAGAGGCAAAGGAAAGagggaagaagagaaaaggaaaagaaattcaATACTCATCAGATTCTGAGTCTGATTTTGTTGATGAGttcataaattcaaaataaaaaaaagcaagAGGTACTGAAATTGGTAGGTCACAGATAAAAGCAagaaataaaccaaaaaaaattgtaaaggttag encodes the following:
- the LOC101245048 gene encoding H/ACA ribonucleoprotein complex subunit 2-like protein, producing the protein MGGSDSEVEKTAQKDTERKKLLAVAPIAKPLAGKKKLSKRTFKLDRRVTEHKCLKRGVKEVVKVIRRGSCKCWSH